One genomic region from Homalodisca vitripennis isolate AUS2020 chromosome 6, UT_GWSS_2.1, whole genome shotgun sequence encodes:
- the LOC124365029 gene encoding putative ferric-chelate reductase 1 homolog produces MTSITNKAALWCALVHVVLSRPDGLPWPDSCESLSPGNNVPPQTGPMPFELSIDDNKITWDGCIYITIKGQEPEQFAGFMVQARDNKTGAVVGYFREADDVKLMNCFGKPENTAININYLPKDEVIMRWFPDNRYTGIVHIYATIAKDYMEQVYWLKQRTKPIKVIRSKDVFYE; encoded by the exons ATGACATCTATCACAAACAAAGCGGCTCTGTGGTGTGCGCTAGTCCATGTAGTACTGTCCCGTCCGGATGGACTGCCATGGCCTGACTCTTGTGAGTCTCTCAGTCCGGGTAACAACGTGCCCCCGCAGACCGGACCGATGCCCTTCGAACTCTCTATCGACGACAACAAGATCACTTGGGACGGCTGCATTTACATCACCATCAAAGGGCAGGAACCTGAACAGTTTGCCGGCTTCATGGTCCAAGCCAGAGACAATAAGACAGGAGCCGTGGTCGGCTACTTCAGAGAGGCCGATGATGTCAAACTCATGAATTGTTTTGGAAAACCGGAA AACACTGCCATCAACATAAATTACTTACCAAAGGATGAGGTGATCATGAGGTGGTTTCCTGACAACAGGTACACAGGGATCGTCCACATCTA TGCTACCATTGCAAAGGACTACATGGAACAGGTTTATTGGTTGAAGCAAAGGACGAAACCTATTAAAGTGATAAGGAGTAAAGATGTATTTTATGAGTAG
- the LOC124365606 gene encoding uncharacterized protein LOC124365606, with amino-acid sequence MGIKILQVNLQHSKAASAVLCRRFFAEEFHVALTRELWICMGKTAGLSIAVVNISYVNNARSCIVARINEHSIPVLEFCSRDLSTVRLTGAGAERTFFITLSYLPYDDVDSTPSREITLVDHVRRSGLELVIGPDANLHKEAWGNTNTSSRSKSILEYIISRNLVIVNVGNVPKSGMRTRKEVIDVTMMTGGMVDRIHG; translated from the coding sequence ATGGGAATCAAGATCCTTCAGGTAAATCTACAGCACAGTAAAGCTGCTTCAGCTGTACTCTGTAGACGCTTTTTCGCGGAAGAATTTCACGTGGCTCTGACACGGGAACTCTGGATTTGTATGGGTAAAACAGCAGGGCTTTCCATAGCAGTAGTCAACATTTCTTACGTTAATAATGCTAGATCCTGTATTGTTGCACGCATCAATGAACACAgtattcctgttctggaattctGTTCCAGGGATCTCTCCACAGTCAGGCTGACTGGGGCTGGAGCTGAACGAACtttctttattacattatcatatCTGCCGTATGATGATGTGGATTCCACGCCCTCCAGAGAGATCACCTTGGTAGATCATGTTAGGAGGAGCGGTTTGGAGTTGGTGATTGGCCCTGACGCTAATTTACACAAGGAGGCGTGGGGCAACACCAACACAAGCAGTAGAAGCAAGTCGATCCTGGAGTATATAATATCCCGCAATCTGGTTATTGTAAACGTGGGTAATGTTCCCAAGTCTGGCATGCGGACGCGTAAGGAGGTgatagatgtgaccatgatgacAGGGGGTATGGTTGATCGGATACACGGCTGA